From one Nonomuraea polychroma genomic stretch:
- a CDS encoding ABC transporter substrate-binding protein translates to MKTSHRTIATAVAVLAMTALTSCGSSSEPAADGTVTLSFMTGSDQSTVDTSKALANAFMKANPSIKIDMEHQPGGSEGDNIVKTRLSTGEMTDVFWYNSGSLLQALNPAQTLVDLTGDPVLTNVQQDYLPVVTQGGKVYGVPATTLTGGGILYNRKVYDKLGLEVPKTWDAFMANNEKIKAAGIAPVISTFKDTWTSQLFVLADFYNVQAAVPSFAQDYTAGKVKYATTPAAQGGFQHLADVHAKDYLSKGFGSATLDQGLKMLVEGKGAHYAMLSGLLPPLLATYPQTATDVGFLGVPSSDPAKHGATVWEPPAIYIAKTTEHLDAAKKFLAFVASPAGTEAVTAAVRPSGPYRIKGSKLPDDAIQVAKDLQVYIDKGATSPALEFLSPIKGPSLEQITVAVGSGLTPPAEGAAQYDKDVEKQAKQLGLAGW, encoded by the coding sequence GTGAAGACCTCCCACCGCACGATCGCGACGGCTGTGGCCGTTCTCGCGATGACGGCCCTGACCTCCTGCGGCTCCAGTTCGGAGCCCGCCGCCGACGGCACCGTCACCCTGTCCTTCATGACCGGCAGCGACCAGTCGACCGTGGACACGTCCAAGGCGCTGGCGAACGCCTTCATGAAGGCCAACCCCAGCATCAAGATCGACATGGAGCACCAGCCGGGAGGCAGCGAAGGCGACAACATCGTCAAGACCCGCCTGTCCACCGGCGAGATGACAGACGTGTTCTGGTACAACTCCGGCTCACTGCTGCAGGCGCTCAATCCGGCCCAGACCCTCGTCGATCTCACCGGCGACCCCGTCCTGACCAACGTCCAGCAGGACTACCTGCCCGTGGTGACACAGGGCGGCAAGGTCTACGGCGTCCCGGCCACCACGCTGACCGGCGGTGGCATCCTCTACAACCGCAAGGTCTACGACAAGCTCGGCCTGGAGGTCCCCAAGACCTGGGACGCGTTCATGGCCAACAACGAAAAGATCAAAGCGGCCGGGATCGCCCCGGTGATCAGCACGTTCAAGGACACCTGGACGTCCCAGCTGTTCGTGCTCGCCGACTTCTACAACGTCCAGGCCGCGGTGCCGAGCTTCGCCCAGGACTACACCGCCGGCAAGGTCAAGTACGCCACCACACCGGCCGCGCAGGGAGGGTTCCAGCACCTCGCCGACGTGCACGCCAAGGACTACCTCAGCAAAGGCTTCGGCTCGGCCACCCTCGACCAGGGTCTGAAGATGCTGGTCGAGGGCAAGGGCGCGCACTACGCGATGCTCAGCGGGCTGCTGCCGCCCCTGCTGGCGACCTATCCGCAGACGGCGACCGATGTCGGCTTCCTCGGCGTCCCAAGCAGCGACCCGGCCAAGCACGGCGCCACCGTCTGGGAGCCTCCCGCCATCTACATCGCCAAGACCACCGAGCACCTGGACGCGGCGAAGAAGTTCCTGGCCTTCGTGGCCTCCCCGGCGGGCACCGAGGCCGTCACCGCGGCCGTGCGGCCGTCCGGGCCGTACCGGATCAAGGGATCCAAGCTGCCCGACGACGCCATCCAGGTGGCCAAGGACCTGCAGGTCTACATCGACAAGGGCGCCACGTCGCCGGCTCTGGAGTTCCTGTCGCCCATCAAGGGGCCGTCGCTGGAGCAGATCACCGTCGCCGTCGGCTCCGGGCTGACCCCGCCCGCCGAGGGCGCCGCCCAGTACGACAAGGACGTGGAGAAGCAGGCCAAGCAGTTGGGCCTGGCAGGGTGGTGA
- a CDS encoding helix-turn-helix domain-containing protein: MDNRKEVREFLVSRRAKITPEQAGLPSGRNRRVPGLRRSEVADLAGVSIEYYSKLERGALAGASASVLEAIARALRLDDAERAHLFNLAQAAEGTNAIVRPRRRAAKPWSPRPSLQWTLDAVTEGPAFVRNGRMDLLAANRLARAFYADVYADPQRPANLARFTFLDQNAHRFYPDWDLFADTCVAILRTEAGRNPYDKELHDLVGELSTRSDDFRRRWGAHNVRHHGTGTKTFHHRIVGDLTLAYEGLEMAAEPGLTLTIYAAEPGSPSEEALRLLASWAASQETDAALHAASTD, encoded by the coding sequence GTGGACAATCGCAAGGAGGTCCGCGAGTTCCTCGTCTCGCGGCGAGCCAAGATCACGCCGGAGCAGGCCGGACTGCCCTCCGGACGCAATCGCCGGGTCCCGGGACTGCGCCGGAGCGAGGTCGCCGATCTCGCCGGCGTGAGCATCGAGTATTACTCGAAACTCGAACGAGGCGCCCTCGCCGGAGCGTCAGCCAGCGTGCTGGAAGCCATCGCCCGCGCGCTTCGGCTCGATGACGCCGAGCGGGCGCACTTGTTCAATCTGGCGCAAGCCGCGGAGGGGACGAACGCGATCGTGCGACCCCGGCGACGTGCGGCAAAGCCCTGGTCCCCACGCCCGAGCCTGCAGTGGACCCTCGACGCGGTCACCGAAGGGCCTGCCTTCGTCCGCAACGGCCGGATGGATCTGCTGGCCGCCAACCGGCTCGCGCGAGCTTTCTACGCCGATGTCTACGCCGATCCGCAACGGCCCGCAAATCTTGCCCGGTTCACCTTCCTCGACCAGAACGCCCACCGGTTCTATCCGGACTGGGACCTTTTCGCCGACACCTGCGTCGCCATCCTCCGCACCGAAGCCGGCCGCAACCCGTACGACAAGGAACTCCACGATCTGGTCGGCGAGCTCTCGACACGCAGTGACGACTTCCGCAGACGGTGGGGCGCCCACAACGTCCGACACCACGGCACCGGCACGAAGACCTTCCACCACCGCATCGTCGGAGACCTCACCCTCGCCTACGAGGGCCTGGAGATGGCCGCGGAGCCCGGCCTGACCCTCACCATCTACGCCGCCGAGCCCGGCTCGCCCTCCGAGGAGGCGCTGCGCCTGCTCGCGTCCTGGGCGGCGTCGCAGGAGACGGATGCCGCTCTGCATGCGGCATCGACCGACTGA
- a CDS encoding (2Fe-2S)-binding protein, protein MGIEPAEAAAAAPVSGRVSLAVNGERHTVTVDNRTSLLDLLREQLGLTGTKKGCDAGACGACTVLVDDRRVNACLTLAVRLEGAEVTTIEGLAPGADDELHPLQQSFIEQDAFQCGYCTPGQIMSGVGCIREGHTGSREEIREWMSGNICRCGCYVKIVNAVAQAARKGSA, encoded by the coding sequence CTGGGCATAGAGCCGGCGGAGGCGGCGGCCGCGGCGCCGGTCAGCGGACGTGTCTCGCTGGCGGTCAACGGCGAGCGGCACACCGTGACGGTCGACAACCGGACCTCGCTGCTGGATCTGCTGCGCGAGCAGCTCGGCCTGACGGGCACCAAGAAGGGCTGCGACGCCGGCGCCTGCGGGGCCTGCACCGTCCTGGTCGACGACCGCCGCGTCAACGCCTGCCTGACGCTGGCGGTGCGGTTGGAGGGCGCCGAGGTCACCACCATCGAAGGGCTCGCCCCGGGCGCGGACGACGAGCTGCACCCGCTGCAGCAGTCGTTCATCGAACAGGACGCCTTCCAGTGCGGCTACTGCACCCCCGGGCAGATCATGTCCGGCGTCGGCTGCATCCGTGAGGGCCACACCGGCTCCCGGGAGGAGATCCGGGAGTGGATGAGCGGCAACATCTGCCGCTGCGGCTGCTATGTCAAGATCGTCAACGCGGTCGCGCAGGCCGCACGCAAGGGGAGTGCCTGA
- a CDS encoding FAD binding domain-containing protein, whose translation MYPFAYTKPADTRAALAAGARGGRYIAGGTTLVDLMRETVERPGTLVDISGLPLRDVQAAARGGLRIGALARMSDVAAHPRVRTAYPVVSQALELSASAQLRNMATIGGNIMQRTRCTYFRDVTAACNKRQRGSGCAALEGYNRSHAILGTSEACVATHPSDLAVALAALDATVHLLGPDGERSLALAEFLLPPGDTPDREHDLRPGELITGVEIPPHPQSLRSGYLKVRDRQSYEFALTSAAVVLNITGDVIRDARVAAGGVGTVPWRLTAVERRLAGARPSDQLWAQAAAVAADGARALRHNGFKAELLKRTVERQLRAVGGTR comes from the coding sequence ATGTATCCCTTCGCCTACACCAAGCCCGCCGACACCCGCGCCGCGCTCGCCGCCGGGGCGCGCGGCGGCCGCTACATCGCCGGCGGCACGACGCTGGTCGACCTGATGCGCGAGACGGTGGAGCGTCCCGGCACGCTGGTCGACATCAGCGGCCTGCCGCTGCGGGACGTGCAGGCCGCGGCGCGCGGCGGGCTGCGGATCGGCGCGCTGGCACGCATGTCCGATGTCGCCGCGCACCCACGGGTGCGCACCGCCTACCCGGTCGTCTCGCAGGCGCTGGAGCTGAGCGCGTCGGCACAGTTGCGGAACATGGCCACCATCGGGGGCAACATCATGCAGCGCACCCGCTGCACCTATTTCCGCGACGTCACCGCCGCCTGCAACAAGCGGCAACGCGGTTCGGGGTGTGCCGCTCTGGAGGGCTACAACCGCTCGCACGCGATCCTGGGCACGTCGGAGGCGTGTGTGGCGACCCATCCGTCCGATCTGGCCGTGGCGTTGGCGGCGTTGGACGCGACCGTGCACCTGCTGGGCCCGGACGGGGAGCGCAGCCTCGCCCTGGCGGAGTTCCTGCTGCCGCCGGGCGACACCCCCGACCGCGAGCACGACCTGCGGCCGGGCGAGCTGATCACCGGGGTGGAGATCCCGCCGCATCCGCAATCCTTGCGATCGGGGTACCTGAAGGTCCGCGACCGGCAGTCGTATGAGTTCGCGCTCACCTCCGCGGCGGTCGTCCTGAACATCACCGGCGATGTCATCCGCGACGCCCGGGTCGCCGCCGGCGGTGTGGGCACGGTGCCGTGGCGGCTGACGGCGGTGGAGCGGCGGCTGGCCGGCGCCCGTCCTTCGGACCAGCTGTGGGCGCAGGCCGCGGCGGTCGCGGCGGACGGCGCCCGCGCGCTCCGCCACAACGGATTCAAGGCGGAGCTGCTCAAACGCACCGTCGAACGTCAACTGCGCGCTGTGGGAGGCACACGATGA
- a CDS encoding xanthine dehydrogenase family protein molybdopterin-binding subunit — MTRPAAGTPLSRVDGRLKVTGQATYAAEHDVRGVVHGVIVTSTVGRGRITGIDTRAAVEQPGVLKVISHLNAPKLPYRPFRGVPDPARGERLRVFQDDRVRFFGQPVAVVVAETLEIAQHAASLVKVGYDGERPATDMASPAGSPNQPENYQRGNVDQALGRAHARLEQTYRLNREHHNPMEPHATIARWDGDRLTVWDKTQIVLNTRADLATVFGIPEESVRVVSPFVGGAFGSALRAWPHVAIAALAAREARRPVKVVLTRKQMYSGTGFRPVTEYKLTLGADQRGRLTAAVHDIRAETSVYEDYREALTVQGQMVYATPNVRQTYRSIPLDVNTPTWMRGPGAATAAYAIECAMDELAYELGMDPIELRLRNEPDRDPGTGVPFSTRRLRECFGIGSRTVGWDERNPRPRSAHDGNWLIGTGVAVATYHTQRAPAQALARLDADGTAIVQCATSDMGPGTYTSMTQVAADALGLPIPRVRFQLGDSTMPPAPPHGGSMTMASVGSAVQDTCDKLRRQAIRLAVEDPGSPLHGIPADDVVVQNGRLHLRDNPGRGETYRQLLARTNRPHLEVRGGYTPGDEVERFSTHAYGAVFAQVAVDERLGLVRIRRVLGVYDAGRIINPKLAESQAIGGMVGGIGMALLEHTVTDPRDGRIVNANMADYLVPVNADVPDVSAIYLNGDDRTADPIGVKGLGEVVIVGVAPAIANAVFHATGRRVRELPITAEALL, encoded by the coding sequence ATGACACGGCCTGCGGCGGGCACGCCGCTGTCCCGGGTGGACGGACGACTCAAGGTGACCGGCCAGGCCACGTACGCGGCCGAGCATGACGTACGCGGCGTCGTTCACGGCGTGATCGTCACCAGCACCGTCGGCCGGGGGCGGATCACCGGGATCGACACCAGGGCCGCCGTCGAGCAGCCCGGTGTGCTCAAGGTGATCAGCCATCTGAACGCGCCGAAACTGCCCTACCGGCCTTTCCGCGGCGTGCCCGACCCTGCCCGGGGGGAGCGGCTGCGGGTCTTCCAGGACGACCGGGTCCGCTTCTTCGGCCAGCCGGTCGCGGTCGTGGTGGCCGAGACGTTGGAGATCGCCCAGCACGCGGCGAGCCTGGTGAAGGTCGGCTACGACGGCGAGCGGCCGGCGACGGACATGGCCTCCCCGGCCGGCTCGCCCAACCAGCCCGAGAACTACCAGCGGGGCAACGTCGATCAGGCGCTGGGGCGGGCGCACGCCCGTCTGGAGCAGACCTACCGGCTCAACCGTGAGCACCACAATCCGATGGAGCCGCACGCCACCATCGCCCGCTGGGACGGCGACCGGCTCACCGTGTGGGACAAGACCCAGATCGTCCTCAACACCCGGGCCGACCTGGCCACCGTGTTCGGCATCCCGGAGGAGTCGGTCCGGGTCGTCTCGCCGTTCGTCGGCGGCGCGTTCGGCAGCGCCCTGCGGGCCTGGCCGCACGTCGCCATCGCCGCACTGGCCGCCCGCGAGGCGCGCCGCCCGGTGAAGGTGGTGCTGACACGCAAGCAGATGTACTCCGGCACGGGCTTTCGCCCCGTGACCGAATACAAGCTCACCCTCGGCGCCGACCAGCGCGGCCGGCTCACCGCGGCCGTGCACGACATACGCGCCGAGACCTCCGTCTACGAGGACTACCGGGAGGCGCTGACCGTTCAGGGGCAGATGGTGTACGCCACGCCCAACGTCCGCCAGACCTACCGGTCGATACCACTGGACGTCAACACACCGACCTGGATGCGCGGCCCCGGGGCCGCCACCGCCGCGTACGCCATCGAATGCGCGATGGACGAGCTCGCCTACGAGCTGGGCATGGATCCGATCGAGCTACGCCTGCGCAACGAACCCGACCGGGATCCTGGCACGGGAGTGCCGTTCTCCACCCGGCGGCTGCGCGAGTGCTTCGGCATCGGCTCCCGCACCGTCGGCTGGGACGAACGCAACCCCCGGCCGCGCTCGGCCCACGACGGGAACTGGCTGATCGGCACCGGCGTCGCCGTGGCCACCTACCACACGCAGCGCGCCCCGGCCCAGGCCCTGGCCAGACTCGACGCCGACGGCACCGCGATCGTCCAGTGCGCGACCTCCGACATGGGGCCGGGCACCTACACCTCCATGACCCAGGTCGCCGCCGACGCCCTCGGCCTCCCGATACCCAGGGTGCGGTTCCAGCTCGGCGACTCGACCATGCCGCCCGCCCCGCCCCACGGCGGTTCCATGACCATGGCCAGCGTCGGCTCCGCCGTCCAGGACACCTGCGACAAGCTCCGCCGGCAGGCCATCCGGCTCGCCGTCGAGGACCCTGGTTCCCCTCTGCACGGGATTCCGGCCGACGACGTCGTCGTCCAGAACGGCCGGCTGCACCTGCGCGACAACCCTGGACGCGGCGAGACCTACCGGCAACTGCTGGCCCGCACCAACCGCCCCCACCTGGAGGTGCGCGGCGGCTACACCCCCGGCGACGAGGTGGAACGGTTCTCCACGCACGCCTACGGCGCGGTGTTCGCCCAGGTCGCCGTCGACGAACGCCTCGGCCTGGTACGCATCCGGCGGGTGCTCGGCGTGTACGACGCGGGCCGCATCATCAACCCCAAGCTCGCCGAGAGCCAGGCGATCGGCGGCATGGTCGGCGGCATCGGCATGGCCCTGCTGGAGCACACCGTCACCGACCCACGCGACGGCCGCATCGTCAACGCGAACATGGCCGACTACCTCGTCCCCGTCAACGCCGACGTCCCCGACGTCAGCGCCATCTATCTCAACGGCGACGACCGCACCGCCGACCCCATCGGCGTCAAGGGCCTGGGCGAGGTGGTGATCGTCGGCGTGGCGCCCGCCATCGCCAACGCCGTCTTCCACGCCACCGGGCGCCGCGTCCGCGAACTCCCCATCACCGCCGAAGCCCTGCTCTGA
- a CDS encoding LacI family DNA-binding transcriptional regulator, translating into MTIADVASHAQVSVTAVSKVIRNATGVSPAMRDRVKTAIEELGYRPQAVARGMRGRTFTIGLILPHIRNPFFADILDGLTEYLENTDYQAFMIQGGATRKVERRAVDALMDRQVDGIIMVAPLASKARLEEVAKEKPTVVLARHEGSAFYDSVFDDDEAGAELVVKHLIELGHRRIAHITHQDDSQARPADLLHNIRAATYERVMREHGLDDEIAIATSFYNEQGGYDGARQLLGRSPRPTAIFAGADQAALGTLAAVHEMGLSVPADVSVAGYDNIHLAALSNITLTSVDQDGAVMGRAAGKLLLERIEGRMSAVRFSVTPSLVVRGSTAPPGGPADAASIP; encoded by the coding sequence GTGACGATCGCCGACGTGGCGAGCCACGCCCAGGTCTCCGTCACCGCGGTGTCGAAGGTGATCCGCAACGCGACCGGCGTCAGCCCGGCCATGAGGGACCGGGTCAAGACAGCCATCGAAGAACTGGGCTATCGACCGCAGGCCGTGGCGCGCGGGATGCGCGGGCGCACCTTCACGATCGGCCTGATACTGCCGCACATCAGAAACCCCTTCTTCGCCGACATCCTCGACGGGCTCACCGAATACCTGGAGAACACCGACTACCAGGCCTTCATGATTCAGGGAGGCGCCACCCGCAAGGTCGAGAGGCGGGCGGTGGACGCCCTCATGGACCGGCAGGTGGACGGCATCATCATGGTCGCCCCGCTCGCCTCGAAGGCGCGGCTGGAGGAGGTGGCGAAGGAGAAGCCCACGGTGGTGCTCGCCCGGCACGAGGGGTCGGCGTTCTACGACTCGGTGTTCGACGATGACGAAGCAGGCGCCGAGCTCGTCGTGAAACACCTCATCGAGCTGGGTCACCGCCGGATCGCGCACATCACGCACCAGGACGACAGCCAGGCGCGCCCTGCCGACCTGCTGCACAACATCCGGGCCGCGACCTATGAGCGCGTCATGCGCGAGCATGGACTCGACGACGAGATCGCCATCGCGACCAGCTTCTACAACGAGCAAGGCGGCTACGACGGGGCTCGCCAGCTGCTGGGCCGTTCGCCGCGCCCCACGGCGATCTTCGCGGGAGCCGACCAGGCGGCGCTCGGCACCCTCGCCGCGGTCCACGAGATGGGCCTTTCCGTCCCGGCGGACGTCTCGGTCGCCGGCTACGACAACATCCACCTGGCCGCCCTGTCCAACATCACGCTGACAAGCGTCGACCAGGACGGCGCCGTGATGGGCCGCGCCGCCGGGAAGCTTCTGCTGGAACGCATCGAAGGGCGGATGTCCGCAGTGCGCTTCTCCGTGACCCCGAGCCTGGTCGTCCGCGGCTCCACGGCCCCGCCAGGGGGTCCGGCGGATGCGGCATCGATTCCCTAG
- a CDS encoding STAS domain-containing protein — translation MSDTRLALRVDDHEGISVLHLDGELDLATEHIFLRACDQLLARGHAKIVVDVSRLGFCDCTGLGAFIAVQQQAELWGGYLRLVGVRRQLAKLLRLAQLVDTFPPYTDLQHACG, via the coding sequence ATGTCCGATACTCGGCTGGCCTTGCGTGTCGATGACCATGAGGGGATTTCCGTCCTGCATTTGGACGGCGAGCTCGACCTGGCGACTGAGCACATCTTCCTGCGTGCCTGCGACCAGTTGCTGGCACGCGGCCACGCCAAGATCGTGGTGGACGTGAGCAGGCTCGGCTTTTGCGACTGCACCGGCCTGGGTGCGTTCATCGCCGTGCAGCAGCAGGCCGAGTTGTGGGGTGGCTACCTGCGCCTGGTCGGTGTGCGAAGGCAGCTGGCCAAGTTGCTGAGGCTCGCTCAGCTGGTCGACACCTTCCCGCCGTATACGGATCTGCAGCATGCCTGTGGCTGA
- a CDS encoding CBS domain-containing protein — protein MKRRVRDVMTRDVVMVSVDSTLVAAARQMREHDIGDVFVLEDGRLFGVLTDRDIVVRAVARGLSPDVVTAGDICSRKLVTVSADDGEWYAVELMRLHTVRRLPVLDRERPVGVLSLGDLAIDLDRDSALATISAAPPNT, from the coding sequence ATGAAACGCCGCGTTCGAGACGTAATGACGAGGGATGTCGTGATGGTGAGCGTCGACTCCACGCTGGTGGCCGCGGCTCGGCAGATGCGCGAGCACGATATCGGCGACGTCTTCGTCCTGGAGGACGGACGGCTGTTCGGTGTGCTGACCGACCGGGACATCGTGGTGCGCGCGGTCGCGCGCGGTCTGTCGCCGGACGTCGTCACGGCCGGCGACATCTGCAGCAGGAAACTCGTCACCGTATCGGCGGACGATGGTGAGTGGTACGCCGTGGAGTTGATGCGCCTGCACACGGTGCGACGGCTGCCCGTGCTCGACCGGGAGCGGCCGGTGGGCGTGCTCTCCCTGGGCGACCTTGCCATCGATCTGGACCGCGACTCCGCGCTGGCGACCATCAGCGCGGCGCCACCGAACACATGA
- a CDS encoding alpha/beta hydrolase yields MWKLPSTVARGFDTVTRLSGVLPVGMRTAAELLIGASRHGARAGPAGTGGRPDRDPAPAETVSFVEGRLDGSAATTLAYRRQGTGEPVVLLHGIGQDLHAWDLVVPLIAAEREVIVLDLPGFGRSPDLPDGTPRDLPTMVAALEAVFTTLGVRRPHVVGHSLGGLIALRLAQAGLARSVTALAPAGFWNEVERRYAFAVLTTARQLARLPDTVVERMAGTAVGRAALTGTLYGRADSCAPDTLVACLHSLRQSVAFQATLRAGRAPDLFTGTIPDIPVTIAWGTCDRILPGRQAARVTAVIPHARLVELPGCGHVPMNDAPDQVARLIVRSTADGHAARAGQPRGRRAACAS; encoded by the coding sequence ATGTGGAAGCTTCCATCGACGGTGGCGCGCGGGTTCGACACCGTAACCAGACTGAGTGGGGTCCTCCCCGTCGGGATGCGCACCGCCGCCGAACTCCTCATAGGAGCGAGCAGACACGGCGCTCGCGCGGGACCGGCGGGCACCGGCGGGCGCCCCGACCGGGACCCGGCGCCCGCCGAGACGGTGTCCTTCGTGGAGGGCCGGCTGGACGGCTCGGCCGCGACCACTCTGGCTTACCGACGGCAGGGCACGGGCGAGCCGGTGGTCCTGCTGCACGGCATCGGACAAGACCTGCACGCCTGGGACCTGGTGGTCCCCCTGATCGCCGCCGAACGCGAGGTCATCGTGCTGGACCTGCCCGGTTTCGGGAGGTCGCCGGACCTGCCCGACGGCACACCGCGCGACTTGCCCACCATGGTGGCGGCGCTGGAGGCGGTGTTCACCACGCTCGGCGTTCGCCGGCCACATGTGGTCGGTCACTCGCTGGGCGGCCTGATCGCGCTGCGGCTTGCCCAGGCCGGGCTCGCCCGCAGCGTCACCGCGCTGGCGCCGGCCGGGTTCTGGAACGAGGTCGAGCGACGCTACGCCTTCGCCGTCCTGACGACCGCACGCCAGCTTGCCCGGCTGCCGGACACCGTCGTGGAGCGGATGGCCGGCACGGCCGTGGGACGGGCGGCGCTGACCGGCACCCTGTACGGACGCGCCGACTCCTGCGCGCCCGACACCCTGGTGGCCTGCCTGCACTCCTTGCGCCAATCGGTGGCGTTCCAGGCCACGCTGCGTGCCGGACGCGCACCGGACCTGTTCACGGGCACCATCCCCGATATACCGGTCACCATCGCCTGGGGCACCTGCGACCGCATCCTGCCCGGTCGCCAGGCCGCGCGCGTCACGGCCGTGATCCCCCACGCACGGCTCGTCGAGTTGCCCGGGTGCGGGCACGTCCCCATGAACGACGCACCCGACCAGGTCGCCCGGCTGATCGTGCGGAGCACGGCTGACGGGCACGCGGCTCGCGCCGGGCAGCCCCGAGGCCGGCGCGCGGCCTGCGCGTCCTAG
- a CDS encoding lipase maturation factor family protein, with amino-acid sequence MEWLAASDYWLGRLVFQRGLAVIYLVAFLSAAHQFRALIGANGLTPVPAYLRLVSFRSAPSIFHLHYSDRFFAAVAWSGVALSAAVLAGLADLVPLWGSMLLWAVLWVVYLSIVNVGQVWYSFGWESLLCEAGFLAIFLGNRQIAPPVLVLLLLRWLLFRLEFGAGLIKLRGDRCWRDLTCLYYHHETQPMPGPLSWYFHWLPRPLHRIEVAGNHVAQLVAPFGLFAPQPYATLAAAIMIVTQLWLIVSGNFSWLNWLTVVLAASVVDWSMILASPAPAPAALAAPVWHDALVVAVTTLVVVLSYWPVHNLLSRHQLMNASFDPLRLVGTYGAFGTVSKVRVEVVIEGTDEPEITADTQWKEYHFKGKPGDPARHPPQVAPYHLRLDWLMWFAGLSPIYAEPWFIPLAVKLLENDRATLRLLAGNPFPDTPPAFLRARLYSYRFTTWRQRRATGAWWDRDLIDEYLPPVRLQRLS; translated from the coding sequence GTGGAGTGGTTGGCGGCATCCGATTACTGGCTCGGCCGGCTGGTCTTCCAGCGAGGCCTGGCGGTGATCTATCTGGTCGCCTTCCTGTCAGCGGCTCACCAGTTCCGTGCCCTCATCGGCGCGAACGGCCTGACACCGGTGCCGGCGTACCTGCGGCTCGTGTCCTTCCGCAGCGCGCCGAGCATCTTCCACCTGCACTACAGCGATCGGTTCTTCGCCGCCGTGGCCTGGAGCGGAGTGGCGCTGTCGGCCGCCGTCCTGGCCGGACTGGCCGATCTGGTTCCGCTGTGGGGCTCGATGCTGCTGTGGGCCGTCCTGTGGGTGGTGTACCTGTCGATCGTCAACGTGGGACAGGTGTGGTACTCCTTCGGCTGGGAGTCGCTGCTGTGCGAAGCGGGCTTTCTCGCCATTTTCCTCGGCAACCGGCAGATCGCCCCTCCGGTCCTGGTGCTGTTGCTGCTGCGCTGGCTGCTCTTCCGGCTGGAATTCGGCGCCGGCCTCATCAAGCTGCGCGGCGACCGCTGCTGGCGCGACCTGACCTGCCTGTACTACCACCACGAGACCCAGCCGATGCCCGGCCCGCTGAGCTGGTACTTCCACTGGCTGCCCCGTCCGCTGCATCGCATCGAGGTCGCCGGCAACCACGTCGCGCAGCTGGTTGCCCCGTTCGGGTTGTTCGCGCCTCAGCCCTATGCCACGCTGGCCGCGGCCATCATGATCGTCACGCAGCTGTGGTTGATCGTGTCGGGGAACTTCTCCTGGCTGAACTGGCTGACCGTCGTGCTGGCGGCATCCGTGGTGGACTGGTCGATGATTCTTGCCTCGCCCGCCCCGGCACCTGCCGCCCTGGCCGCGCCCGTATGGCACGACGCGCTGGTGGTGGCGGTCACGACGCTGGTCGTGGTGCTCAGCTACTGGCCGGTGCACAACCTGCTGTCCCGCCACCAGCTGATGAACGCCAGCTTCGACCCGCTTCGCCTGGTCGGCACCTACGGCGCCTTCGGAACCGTCAGCAAGGTCCGCGTCGAGGTCGTGATCGAGGGCACCGACGAGCCGGAGATCACGGCCGATACGCAGTGGAAGGAGTATCACTTCAAGGGCAAACCCGGCGATCCCGCTCGCCATCCGCCCCAAGTCGCCCCGTACCACCTCCGGCTGGACTGGCTCATGTGGTTCGCGGGTCTGTCGCCGATCTACGCCGAGCCGTGGTTCATCCCGCTGGCCGTCAAATTGCTCGAAAACGATCGGGCGACGCTCCGGCTGCTGGCCGGCAACCCGTTCCCCGACACCCCGCCGGCCTTCCTCCGCGCCCGCCTGTACAGCTACCGCTTCACCACCTGGCGGCAGCGTCGTGCGACAGGCGCATGGTGGGATCGGGACCTGATCGACGAGTACCTGCCGCCCGTCCGCCTGCAGCGGCTCTCATGA